Sequence from the Lysobacter capsici genome:
GACCGAGCCGGCGTTGCCAGGCCGCACCCAGGTCGCGCTCGCGGTCATGCTCGGCATCGGCGCCAGTTGGGTCGCGTATGCGACGTGGGTGCTGCGGCATCGCCGGCCTTTGCTGGCCAATCATCGTGTCGTCGCGGGTTGGATGGCGGTGGTTTTCACCGCGCTGTTTTTCGCTGGCGCATCGGCGATGGCGCTCACCGCGGGCGGCCCGGTCTTCCAGGCCGCGGCCGCGATGGGTGCCGCGATGCTCGTCGTCGCGGTGACCGTGCTGATCCGGGCCTGTCGCAACCGCGCCCGGCTGCAGGCCCGGCGCCGGGAACTGGAACGGCAACTGGGCCTGTGACGAACGCCGCGCTATTGCTCAGGCCGCCGACGCATCCGTCCGCGGCAGCTTGGCGATCACCTTGATCTCGAATTGAAAGCCGTACAGCCAAGTCACGCCGATGCCGGTCAGAGTCGGGTATGGCGCGCTGCCCCAGTAATCGGGCAGGACATTCCAGATGGTGTCGAAGTTCGTTTCGGGATCGACGATGAACACGGTCACGTCGATCACGTCGTCGAATGTACAGCCCGCGGCTTGCAGGATCGCGTTGAGGTTGTCGAACGCGCGCCGCACCTGCGCGCTCAGTTCGGGCTCGGGCGAGCCGTCCTCGCGGCTGCCGACCTGGCCGGAGACGAACAGGAAGCCATCGGAGCGGATCGCCGGCGAGTAGCGATTGCGTTCGTACAGCGCATGGCGCCCGGCGGGAAAGACCACGTCGCGTTTATTCACTGAGTTATCTCCATCGAAGGGTCGCAGCCGACCCGCGCCGCGACGATGCGGAAACTCTAGGCCCGCCGATGCCGGGGATAAACAGGCCAATGCGGTCATCACTGTCCGTAGAATCCAAACAATCCCCGACCCGGCCGGAGCACGGATGGACCGTTTCGATGCGATGCAGGCCTTCGTTCGCGTGGTCGAAGCCGGCAGCTTCACCAAGGCGGCGCAGACCCTGCACATGAGCAAGACCAGCGTGACCCAGCTGGTGCAGCAGCTGGAAGCGCGGCTGCGCGTGCGCCTGCTCAACCGCACCACGCGCAAGCTCGCCGTCACCGCCGACGGCGCCGCTTACTACGAGCGCGTGGTGCGCCTGCTCGCCGACATGGACGATGCCGAGACCAGCCTGTCCAGCGCCTCGGCGGCGCCCAAGGGCCGGTTGCGGGTGGATGTGCCCAGCCCGCTCGCGCGCATGATCCTGATGCCGGCCTTGCCCGCGTTCCACGCGCAATACCCGGACATCCAGTTCGACATGGGCGTGAGCGATCGCATGGTCGACCTGATCGGCGAAAACGTCGACTGCGTGGTGCGCGGCGGCGCGCTCACCAATCAGTCGCTGATGGCGCGGCATGTCGGCGATCTGCAACTGCGCGTGTACGCAGCGCCAAGTTATCTGCAGCGCGCCGGCACGCTCTCGCATCCGCAAGAGCTGGAGGACAGCCATCACCGCATCGTCGGCTTCCATTGGGCGCGCAGCGGCAAGGTGTTCCGCTATGCCATGCACCGCGACAACGAAAGCATCGACGTGCAAGGCCGCTACGTGCTCGCGGTCGACGACGGCAACGCCTATCTCGCCGCGGGCCTGGCCGGCATGGGCGTGCTGTGGCTGCCGGACTACATGGCGAAGGCGCATGCGGCGAGCGGCGAACTGATCCCCTTGTTTCAGGACTGGCGGATGGAGCCGATGCCGTTGTACCTGGCGTTCCCTCCCAACCGCCATGTCAGCCGCAAACTGCGCGTATTCATCGACTGGATCGCCGAACTGATGGCGCAACACGCGCCGATCACTACCCGGCCCGATCCATGAACAACCGCGCGAAGCGTGATCCAGGTCGGGCCATGAACGCCTGATCGGACGATCCGTGCCACCGACACGACTGGACGCGCCGAGCGGCGCGTGGCTATCATCGCAGCGCCTGAATACGCACGCAGATCTTCACGCAAAGGGCCCCTTGCAACCGAGGAGCCGCCCATGCGTGCGCAGTCCAGCCTTGAACCGATCCCGCATCCGGATGCGCAAACCGGTCTCGCCCAATGGCGCGAGCTGACGCGCCAGGCCAATGCGGCCTTCGACCGACGCCAATTCGCGCATGCGCAACGCCTGTATCGACAGGCCTTGCAGACAACGCTCGCGCTGATCGCAAGTCCGGCGCTCGCCGCCTGCCCTGACGACTGTCTCGCCGCCCTGGTCGTGGCGCATCACAACGTGTCCGAAACCCATCGTCACCGTCGCGATCCGGTCGGCACGCTCGAGCACTTGTGCCTGCCGCACGAAGCCCTGATCAGCATCGCCGCCGATCCGCATGCGCCCGACGCCGCGCGTCGCCGCGCCGCGCATCACCTGAGCCGTACCCGACTCGCCCTGCTCGACTGGCAGACCCGCCACGGCGCGTGCGCGAGAACCCAGGCGCTGTTGCGCGATGGCCTGTCGGCGTTGTCGTCGCTGGGTGCCGACGCGTTTCACTGATCCGCTTTGCCCTCTCTCCCGCTTTCGGACGACCGAACATGAGCTATGAACTTCCCGCCCTGCCCTACGCCTTCGATGCACTCGAGCCGCATATCGATGCGAAGACGATGGAGATCCATCACAGCAAGCATCACCAGACCTACATCAACAATCTCAACGCCGCGCTGCAAGGCAGCGAATACGACGGCATCGCGGTGGAAACGCTGATCGCCGCGATCGACAGCCTGCCCGAGCACCTGCGCGGACCGGTGCGCAACAACGGCGGCGGTCATGCCAACCACAGCCTGTTCTGGACGGTGATGGCGCCGGCCGATCAAGGCGGCGGCGGTCGACCCGAGGGGGCCTTGGCGCAGGCGATCCAGGCCGATCTCGGCGGCTTCGACGCCTTCAAGGACGCCTTCACCAAGGCCGCGCTGACCCGCTTCGGCAGCGGCTGGGCGTGGTTGGTGGTGGGCGCGGACGGCCGGCTCAATGTGGAGAGCAGCGGCAATCAGGACAGCCCGCTGATGCGCTCGATCGGCTCGGGCGGCGTGCCTATCCTCGGCCTGGACGTGTGGGAACACGCGTATTACCTGAAGTACCAGAACCGGCGGCCGGACTACATCGCCGCGTTCTACAACGTGGTGAATTGGCCGGAAGTGGCGAGGCGATATGCACAGGCGCAGAACTGATTCCAGCGCCGAGGGCGCGATGAGCGATGCGCGCGCGACGGTGTTCGGCCGCAGGTTGAGCGTGGCGCAATGGCTCGGGTTGGTCATCCTCGCGCTCGGCGCGATGGCGATGATCGCCGACGCGTGGCGCTTCATCGACAGCGTGCCGGCGGTGCGCGCCGCCTTCGTCGGCGGTGCGGTCGCGGCCTTGGCCACCGCGCTGGGCGCGCTGCCGGTGTTGTTTTCGCAGCGCCTGTCCGATCGCATCCAGGACACCCTGTTCGGATTCGGCGCCGGCGTGATGCTCGCGGCCTGCGCGTTCTCGCTGATCATTCCGGGCCTGGCGGCGGCGCAGGCCACCGCCCAGTTCGGCGGCGGCCAGCGCGGCGCCAGCCTGGTGATCGGCCTGGCCGTGCTGTTGGGCGGGGCGACGATCATGCTGATCGATCGCG
This genomic interval carries:
- a CDS encoding LysR family transcriptional regulator, encoding MDRFDAMQAFVRVVEAGSFTKAAQTLHMSKTSVTQLVQQLEARLRVRLLNRTTRKLAVTADGAAYYERVVRLLADMDDAETSLSSASAAPKGRLRVDVPSPLARMILMPALPAFHAQYPDIQFDMGVSDRMVDLIGENVDCVVRGGALTNQSLMARHVGDLQLRVYAAPSYLQRAGTLSHPQELEDSHHRIVGFHWARSGKVFRYAMHRDNESIDVQGRYVLAVDDGNAYLAAGLAGMGVLWLPDYMAKAHAASGELIPLFQDWRMEPMPLYLAFPPNRHVSRKLRVFIDWIAELMAQHAPITTRPDP
- a CDS encoding RidA family protein, translating into MNKRDVVFPAGRHALYERNRYSPAIRSDGFLFVSGQVGSREDGSPEPELSAQVRRAFDNLNAILQAAGCTFDDVIDVTVFIVDPETNFDTIWNVLPDYWGSAPYPTLTGIGVTWLYGFQFEIKVIAKLPRTDASAA
- a CDS encoding superoxide dismutase is translated as MSYELPALPYAFDALEPHIDAKTMEIHHSKHHQTYINNLNAALQGSEYDGIAVETLIAAIDSLPEHLRGPVRNNGGGHANHSLFWTVMAPADQGGGGRPEGALAQAIQADLGGFDAFKDAFTKAALTRFGSGWAWLVVGADGRLNVESSGNQDSPLMRSIGSGGVPILGLDVWEHAYYLKYQNRRPDYIAAFYNVVNWPEVARRYAQAQN